One segment of Eschrichtius robustus isolate mEscRob2 chromosome 3, mEscRob2.pri, whole genome shotgun sequence DNA contains the following:
- the GPR52 gene encoding G-protein coupled receptor 52 produces MNESRWTEWRILNMSSGILNVSERHSCPLGFGHYSAVDVCIFETVVIVLLTFLIIAGNLTVIFVFHCAPLLHHYTTSYFIQTMAYADLFVGVSCLVPTLSLLHYSTGIHESLTCQVFGYIISVLKSVSMACLACISVDRYLAITKPLSYNQLVTPCRLRICIVLIWIYSCLIFLPSFFGWGKPGYHGDIFEWCATSWLTSAYFTGFIVCLLYAPAAFVVCFTYFHIFTICRQHTKEINDRRARFPSHEVAASGETGHSPDRRYAMVLFRITSVFYVLWLPYIIYFLLESSRVLDNPTLSFLTTWLAISNSFCNCVIYSLSNSVFRLGLRRLSETMCTSCMCVKDQEARDPQPRKRANSCSI; encoded by the coding sequence ATGAATGAATCCAGATGGACTGAATGGAGGATCCTGAACATGAGCAGTGGCATTTTGAATGTGTCCGAACGTCACTCTTGCCCACTTGGATTTGGCCACTACAGTGCGGTGGATGTCTGCATCTTCGAGACAGTTGTTATTGTCTTGCTGACATTTCTAATCATTGCTGGGAATTTAACGGTCATCTTTGTCTTTCACTGTGCTCCACTCTTACACCATTATACGACCAGCTATTTCATTCAGACAATGGCATATGCTGATCTTTTCGTTGGAGTTAGCTGCTTGGTTcctactctctcacttctccaCTACTCCACAGGTATCCACGAGTCACTGACTTGCCAGGTTTTTGGATATATCATCTCAGTTCTAAAAAGTGTTTCTATGGCATGTCTTGCTTGCATAAGTGTGGATCGCTATCTTGCAATTACCAAGCCTCTTTCCTACAATCAACTGGTCACCCCTTGtcgcctgagaatttgcattgttttaatcTGGATCTACTCTTGCCTAATTTTCTTGCCTTCCTTTTTTGGCTGGGGGAAACCTGGTTACCACGGTGACATTTTTGAATGGTGTGCCACCTCTTGGCTCACCAGTGCCTATTTTACTGGCtttattgtttgtttactttATGCTCCTGCTGCCTTTGTTGTCTGCTTCACTTACTTCCACATTTTCACAATTTGCCGGCAGCACACCAAAGAGATAAATGACCGGAGGGCCCGATTCCCTAGCCACGAAGTCGCTGCCTCTGGAGAGACTGGGCATAGCCCTGACCGTCGCTACGCCATGGTTTTGTTTCGGATAACCAGTGTGTTTTACGTGCTCTGGCTCCCGTATATCATATACTTTCTTCTAGAAAGCTCCCGGGTCTTGGACAATCCAACACTGTCCTTCCTAACAACCTGGCTTGCTATAAGTAATAGTTTTTGTAACTGTGTAATATACAGCCTCTCCAACAGTGTTTTCCGGCTAGGCCTCCGAAGACTGTCCGAGACAATGTGCACGTCTTGTATGTGTGTGAAGGATCAGGAAGCACGAGACCCCCAACCTAGGAAACGGGCTAATTCCTGCTCTATTTGA